The proteins below are encoded in one region of Triticum aestivum cultivar Chinese Spring chromosome 1B, IWGSC CS RefSeq v2.1, whole genome shotgun sequence:
- the LOC123083092 gene encoding cytochrome P450 72A14, with translation MATSVMGSFLLPREALYAAAVAAMAWCAVWALEWAWWRPRRLDRALRSQGLRGTAYRPVAGDSPLMQRLNREARSRAMPLGVGCHDVVPRAMPLFHRAMHEHGKMSITWFGPVPRVTITKPELVREVLSNKFGHFEKLKFGRLQRMLHNGVGSHEGEKWARHRRIINPAFHLEKLKRMLPAFAACCTELVQRWEGLALAAGDAPCEVDVWPDMQNLTGDVISRAAFGSSYLEGRRVFQLQGEQLELVLLAMSKMHIPGYFFLPTKANRRMKQIAAEIERVLKGIVAKRENAMRAGEATSDDLLGLLLESNMAHCRDSTGAGIGITTDDVIGECKLFYFAGAETTSVLLTWTMIVLCMHPEWQDRAREEVLRVLGAAGTPDHDGLSRLRVVTMVLHEVLRLYTPVTAIHRETYKPMELGGVRYPAGVVLMLPLLCVHHDKEVWGADADEFRPERFAEGISRASVADAPAFFPFGWGPRVCIGQNFALLEAKMGLAIILRRFSFQLSPSYTHAPFPVGLLQPQHGAQLRLKTLAQ, from the exons ATGGCGACGAGCGTGATGGGGTCTTTTCTTCTTCCACGGGAGGCGCTGTACGCGGCGGCGGTCGCGGCCATGGCGTGGTGCGCCGTGTGGGCGCTGGAGTGGGCGTGGTGGAGGCCCCGGCGGCTGGACCGGGCGCTGCGGTCGCAGGGCCTCCGCGGCACGGCGTACCGCCCCGTGGCCGGCGACTCGCCGCTGATGCAGCGGCTGAACAGGGAGGCCAGGTCCCGGGCCATGCCGCTGGGGGTGGGATGCCACGACGTGGTGCCGCGGGCGATGCCGCTCTTCCACCGGGCCATGCACGAGCACG GTAAGATGTCAATCACTTGGTTTGGACCTGTACCCAGAGTGACCATTACCAAGCCTGAACTGGTGCGAGAGGTTCTGTCCAACAAGTTCGGGCATTTTGAGAAGCTCAAGTTTGGCCGACTCCAGAGGATGTTGCACAACGGCGTGGGTAGCCACGAGGGCGAGAAATGGGCCAGGCACAGGAGGATCATCAACCCTGCCTTCCATCTGGAGAAGCTCAAG CGCATGTTGCCGGCCTTCGCAGCATGTTGCACCGAGCTGGTGCAGAGATGGGAGGGTCTAGCCCTAGCCGCGGGCGATGCGCCGTGCGAGGTGGATGTTTGGCCTGACATGCAGAACCTGACAGGGGATGTCATCTCTCGCGCCGCATTTGGCAGCAGCTACCTGGAGGGCAGGAGGGTCTTCCAGCTTCAGGGGGAGCAGCTTGAGCTCGTCTTGCTCGCCATGAGCAAGATGCACATCCCTGGTTATTTCTTCTTGCCAACAAAAGCCAACCGAAGGATGAAGCAGATCGCTGCCGAGATCGAGAGGGTCCTCAAGGGTATCGTCGCCAAGAGAGAGAACGCCATGAGAGCCGGCGAGGCCACGAGCGACGACCTTCTCGGGCTGCTGCTCGAGTCCAACATGGCACACTGCAGGGATTCGACGGGCGCCGGCATCGGCATCACCACCGACGACGTGATCGGGGAGTGCAAGTTGTTCTACTTCGCCGGCGCGGAGACCACGTCGGTGCTGCTTACATGGACGATGATCGTGCTCTGCATGCACCCGGAGTGGCAGGACCGCGCCAGGGAGGAGGTCCTGCGCGTCCTCGGCGCCGCCGGCACGCCGGACCACGACGGGCTAAGCCGCCTGAGGGTGGTGACCATGGTGCTGCACGAGGTGCTGCGGCTGTACACGCCGGTGACGGCGATCCACCGCGAGACGTACAAGCCCATGGAGCTCGGCGGCGTCAGGTACCCGGCGGGCGTGGTGCTGATGCTGCCGCTGCTCTGCGTCCACCACGACAAGGAGGTGTGGGGCGCCGACGCCGACGAGTTCAGGCCGGAGAGGTTCGCCGAGGGGATCTCCAGGGCATCCGTCGCCGACGCACCGGCGTTCTTCCCCTTTGGGTGGGGCCCGCGGGTGTGCATCGGCCAGAACTTCGCGCTGCTCGAGGCCAAGATGGGGCTCGCCATCATCCTGCGCCGCTTCTCCTTCCAGCTCTCGCCGTCGTACACGCACGCACCGTTCCCCGTCGGCCTGCTGCAGCCGCAGCACGGCGCGCAACTCAGGCTCAAAACCCTAGCTCAGTGA